Proteins encoded together in one Terriglobus saanensis SP1PR4 window:
- a CDS encoding GDP-mannose 4,6-dehydratase has protein sequence MKRRALICGISGQDGAYLAKLLLEKGYEVWGTSRDAEMVSFDNLRFLGIKDQVHLVSLNLRDIGGIISLFGRVKPDELYNLAAQSSVGLSFAQPHETFESIALGGLNLLEAVRLTSLPIRIYNAGSTECFGETGLEHVDEDSPFNPRSPYAVAKAAAHWMFSNYREAYGMFACTGVLSNHDSPLRPKRFVTRKIIRAVAEMARGNGAILSLGNVDIERDWGWAPDYVDAIWRILQQDTPEDFIIATGVSATLKEFIRIAYELIDKDWQEHVTVDSSLLRPSEILHSRMNPAKAYSLLGWRAEHTMKEVVRAMFEEELLRLEEESAK, from the coding sequence GTGAAAAGACGCGCCCTGATCTGTGGCATATCCGGGCAGGATGGCGCTTATCTTGCCAAACTGCTCCTCGAGAAAGGGTACGAGGTTTGGGGCACTTCCCGAGACGCGGAGATGGTCTCTTTTGACAATCTTCGCTTCCTTGGCATCAAGGATCAGGTCCATCTCGTCTCACTCAATCTCCGCGATATCGGAGGCATCATTAGTCTGTTTGGCCGCGTCAAGCCAGACGAACTATATAACCTGGCCGCGCAGAGCTCGGTTGGCCTTTCGTTTGCACAGCCACATGAGACCTTCGAAAGCATTGCTCTGGGAGGTCTCAATCTTCTGGAAGCAGTCCGCCTCACCTCACTTCCCATTCGGATCTACAACGCAGGATCGACCGAGTGTTTTGGGGAAACCGGGCTTGAACACGTAGACGAGGACTCGCCCTTCAATCCGCGCAGCCCCTACGCCGTAGCCAAGGCGGCCGCCCACTGGATGTTCAGCAACTACCGCGAGGCGTATGGCATGTTCGCCTGCACCGGTGTGCTCTCCAATCATGATTCTCCTTTGCGTCCCAAGCGATTCGTCACCCGGAAGATCATCCGCGCGGTGGCAGAGATGGCGCGGGGAAATGGCGCGATACTGTCCCTGGGAAACGTGGATATCGAGCGCGATTGGGGATGGGCACCGGATTATGTTGATGCCATCTGGCGCATTCTGCAGCAGGACACTCCGGAAGACTTCATCATCGCAACCGGCGTCTCCGCCACACTTAAAGAGTTCATCCGGATCGCATACGAACTCATCGACAAGGACTGGCAGGAGCATGTCACGGTAGACAGCAGTCTTCTCCGGCCCTCGGAGATTCTCCACAGCCGAATGAATCCCGCGAAGGCCTATTCGCTTCTGGGTTGGCGCGCGGAGCACACGATGAAAGAAGTCGTTCGTGCGATGTTCGAAGAAGAGCTGCTCCGGCTGGAAGAAGAGAGCGCAAAGTGA
- a CDS encoding sensor histidine kinase — protein MNSQRAVAITRWTITSLALAGIVLVYSRWLHVNPTTVALTLVLLILVLAAKFSLRYAVGASIVAAGCFNFFFLPPVDTFTISDPQNWLALLTFLATGVIGSRLSQRARDEAEDARARQREIEILFTLSRELLQAENVAALVNTLPSVIAGVSSAESVALFLLQGDRLYQSGQRATSTIDAVHLRQIALTLNGPETVPGDEIRIPLRSGVRPRGLLMLRGVTLSEGSFQAMGGLVSIALDRVEALENVAKSEAAKESERLRTLLLDSITHELRTPLTSIKGAATTLLSNDNISEADRLELLTIVDEESDRLNRLVSQAVEMAQLEANEVHMTFAPMSMEEAIGRAREACAHVEQMHPLQVSLPPLPPVMADIEVVIKVLCNLLENAAKYSAEGSPIFVSAVHEGDEVLTSVADRGIGIPSDEQPLIFDRLYRARSQGGTIPGTGMGLAISRAIVEAHGGKITVTSQPGHGSVFTFSLPVVEI, from the coding sequence ATGAACTCGCAGCGTGCCGTTGCGATCACTCGCTGGACGATCACATCTCTGGCTCTGGCCGGAATTGTACTCGTCTATAGCCGGTGGCTCCACGTCAATCCGACCACAGTTGCGCTCACCCTGGTGCTTTTGATCCTGGTGCTGGCCGCAAAATTTAGCCTGCGCTACGCCGTGGGCGCTTCGATTGTTGCCGCCGGATGCTTTAACTTTTTCTTTCTTCCGCCGGTCGACACCTTCACCATCTCCGATCCGCAAAACTGGCTCGCCCTGCTGACCTTCCTGGCGACTGGCGTGATCGGAAGCCGCCTGTCGCAGCGCGCACGCGATGAAGCGGAAGACGCGCGGGCGCGCCAGCGGGAGATAGAAATTCTTTTCACGCTCAGCCGCGAGCTTCTGCAGGCAGAGAACGTCGCAGCGCTGGTGAATACGCTGCCTTCCGTGATTGCAGGGGTGTCTTCGGCGGAGTCTGTCGCCCTTTTTCTTCTGCAGGGGGACAGGCTCTATCAGTCGGGCCAGCGTGCGACTTCTACCATCGACGCCGTGCATCTGCGCCAGATCGCCCTGACCCTCAACGGTCCGGAGACAGTGCCTGGAGACGAGATTCGCATTCCTCTGCGCAGCGGTGTTCGTCCGCGCGGCCTGTTGATGCTGCGTGGGGTCACGCTCTCCGAAGGCAGCTTCCAGGCGATGGGAGGCCTCGTCTCCATCGCGCTCGACCGCGTGGAAGCACTGGAAAACGTTGCCAAGAGCGAGGCAGCCAAGGAGAGCGAACGGCTGCGCACGCTGTTGCTGGATTCCATCACGCACGAGTTGCGAACGCCGCTCACTTCGATCAAGGGCGCCGCAACGACGCTTCTCTCGAACGACAACATCAGCGAAGCCGACCGTCTTGAACTGCTGACGATTGTGGATGAGGAGAGCGACCGCCTGAACCGGCTTGTCTCGCAGGCGGTGGAGATGGCGCAGCTCGAGGCGAACGAGGTGCATATGACCTTCGCCCCCATGAGCATGGAGGAGGCCATCGGCCGCGCCCGTGAGGCGTGCGCCCATGTGGAGCAGATGCATCCCCTTCAGGTTTCGCTGCCGCCTCTGCCCCCGGTCATGGCGGACATCGAAGTCGTCATCAAAGTGCTCTGCAACCTGCTCGAAAACGCCGCCAAGTACTCAGCGGAGGGCTCGCCGATCTTTGTCTCTGCGGTGCATGAAGGGGATGAAGTCTTGACCAGCGTCGCAGATCGCGGCATCGGCATCCCCAGCGACGAGCAACCGCTGATCTTCGATCGCCTCTACCGCGCCCGCTCCCAGGGCGGAACTATTCCCGGAACGGGGATGGGGCTGGCAATCAGCCGCGCCATCGTGGAAGCGCACGGTGGAAAGATCACCGTCACCAGCCAGCCGGGGCATGGCTCCGTCTTTACTTTTTCACTGCCTGTGGTGGAGATTTAG
- a CDS encoding GumC family protein, with translation MHGPPLARNSGNIVDASQNPLPDGEASAPGSVLLDVLLIVTQKKGRFVAIIAAFTLLGILFAFLAKPTYTATALIMPPQAPQSSLSSLMGQLGSLSALGGGAGGLLKNPADLYIGILQSNTIADRAIEAFHLQARWHTASMYETRKRLDGHIQFEAAKNGLIQITAKDDNPKNASELANFFVDALYQINSTLAISEASQRRLFFEQQLNSEKNTLEASEEELKETQQKTGLISVSGQAEMAVRTIAQAQAQIASKEIELQRIRAYDAEENPEVIRLKEEIAAQRRQLTVLENNQQRMAPGDTQIAANQVPVGSLEYTRKLREVKYHNTLFEVLSRQYEAARIDEAKSAPIIQVVDRALPPDHKSGPPRLLIMIGFTVCGLLIACGWAFVTSYIEQALRAPVMASKLNCLKAQLNWNRT, from the coding sequence ATGCACGGGCCGCCTTTAGCTAGAAATTCTGGAAATATCGTCGATGCTTCGCAAAATCCGCTTCCAGATGGGGAAGCGTCAGCTCCGGGGAGTGTTCTCCTCGATGTCCTGCTGATTGTCACCCAAAAAAAGGGGAGATTTGTTGCGATTATTGCCGCTTTTACTCTCTTAGGAATTCTCTTTGCTTTTTTGGCGAAGCCAACCTATACGGCGACGGCCTTGATTATGCCGCCCCAAGCTCCTCAATCATCACTTTCATCCCTAATGGGGCAACTAGGCTCGCTGTCTGCGCTAGGGGGAGGCGCAGGTGGTCTTCTTAAAAATCCGGCAGATCTGTATATAGGCATACTTCAGAGCAACACCATAGCAGATCGGGCAATCGAGGCTTTCCATTTGCAAGCGCGGTGGCACACCGCGAGCATGTATGAGACACGCAAGCGCCTAGATGGTCACATTCAATTTGAGGCAGCAAAGAACGGTTTAATCCAGATAACAGCCAAGGATGACAATCCCAAAAATGCGAGTGAGCTGGCAAATTTTTTCGTCGACGCCCTTTACCAAATTAACTCGACGTTAGCCATTTCGGAAGCTTCGCAGAGGCGTCTTTTCTTCGAGCAACAGCTAAACAGCGAGAAGAACACCTTGGAAGCGTCTGAAGAGGAATTAAAGGAAACTCAGCAAAAAACCGGACTCATTTCCGTGAGTGGACAGGCGGAAATGGCGGTCCGAACGATTGCTCAAGCTCAAGCCCAAATCGCCAGCAAAGAGATTGAGTTGCAGCGGATACGTGCTTATGACGCGGAGGAGAACCCAGAGGTCATCCGCCTTAAAGAAGAGATTGCGGCACAGCGTCGCCAATTAACCGTGTTGGAGAATAACCAACAACGCATGGCCCCCGGCGACACGCAAATTGCGGCGAATCAGGTTCCTGTCGGAAGTCTTGAATACACACGAAAATTGCGAGAGGTGAAATACCACAATACTCTGTTTGAGGTACTTTCGCGCCAATACGAAGCGGCGCGCATCGATGAAGCCAAATCTGCACCAATAATCCAGGTAGTGGACAGAGCGCTTCCACCGGATCACAAATCGGGTCCACCTCGCCTGCTAATCATGATTGGTTTTACCGTATGCGGACTTCTTATAGCTTGCGGCTGGGCTTTTGTAACTTCTTATATTGAACAAGCGCTACGAGCACCTGTGATGGCTTCGAAGTTGAACTGTCTAAAAGCTCAGCTCAACTGGAATAGAACCTAG
- a CDS encoding histidine kinase, translated as MSDEKRKSAEDWLLATETEKKRGRFKIFLGYAPGVGKTFSMLSEGNRRRSRGEDVVVGIVETHGRSGTAEQAVKLEQVPRREIDYKGTLFDEMDVDAILARAPHVVLVDELAHTNVVGSRFAKRYEDVLLLLENNIDVLSTVNIQHVESLTPRVQALTGITVRETVPDWVLDRADEIIINDVTPEALATRMRRGDIYPMERVERALSNFFRRGNLIALREMALQRVTRAVDRTLNDYVKRKRLGAQWSVIERVAVCISANPEARDLIARGARLAEGLNGELYVLHLTNERDNEPERRKTLDAHLQFAMNLGANIVHLTGKSVASATAAYVTEHRITQAIFGRSALHGLKKYLYYLAIQKFMSEAPHVDLHIITQDTQAGARK; from the coding sequence GTGTCGGACGAAAAGAGAAAATCCGCGGAAGACTGGTTGCTTGCCACGGAGACGGAAAAGAAGCGCGGCCGGTTCAAAATCTTCCTCGGCTATGCGCCCGGTGTAGGCAAGACCTTCAGCATGCTGAGCGAGGGCAATCGCCGCCGTAGCCGCGGCGAAGACGTCGTTGTAGGCATCGTGGAAACCCACGGTCGCAGCGGCACCGCGGAGCAGGCCGTCAAACTGGAGCAGGTACCCCGCCGCGAAATCGACTACAAAGGCACTCTCTTCGACGAGATGGATGTGGATGCCATCCTGGCCCGCGCTCCGCACGTCGTGCTGGTAGACGAGCTCGCCCATACCAACGTGGTGGGGAGCCGTTTCGCCAAGCGCTACGAAGACGTCCTGCTTTTGCTGGAAAATAACATCGATGTCCTCAGCACCGTGAACATCCAGCACGTGGAGAGCCTCACGCCGCGCGTGCAGGCGCTCACGGGCATCACTGTGCGCGAGACCGTGCCGGACTGGGTGCTCGACCGTGCCGACGAGATCATCATCAACGACGTCACGCCCGAAGCCCTGGCCACACGCATGCGGCGCGGCGATATCTATCCGATGGAGCGCGTGGAGCGCGCCCTCTCCAACTTCTTTCGCCGAGGCAATCTGATCGCCCTCCGCGAGATGGCGCTGCAGCGTGTGACCCGCGCCGTCGACCGCACACTGAACGATTACGTAAAGCGCAAGCGGCTCGGCGCGCAGTGGTCCGTGATCGAGCGCGTAGCGGTGTGCATCAGCGCGAACCCCGAGGCACGCGATCTAATTGCGCGCGGTGCGCGCCTGGCCGAAGGCTTGAATGGCGAACTCTACGTTCTGCATCTCACCAACGAGCGCGACAACGAACCCGAGCGCCGAAAAACCCTGGATGCGCATCTACAATTTGCCATGAACCTCGGTGCGAACATCGTGCACCTTACCGGAAAGAGCGTCGCCTCCGCTACGGCGGCGTACGTCACCGAACATCGCATTACGCAGGCGATCTTTGGGCGGTCGGCACTGCATGGGTTGAAGAAATACCTTTACTATCTCGCCATTCAGAAGTTCATGTCCGAGGCTCCGCACGTGGACCTTCACATCATCACGCAGGACACACAGGCGGGGGCGCGCAAGTAA
- a CDS encoding glycosyltransferase family 4 protein: MAAKKLKVAIDFRVDDPRQGVGTAVLALAHGLSRLQQDEQEYLFIVPEHIVDWLKPHVSGASSIVGIPAPSPSLRSAVRAWLANIPLLRKLWLTSRQGNALVAKSDGLIERLGCDVVHFPSQIAYLTKIPSIYQPWDLQHRHLPGFFKKEDLILRESSYPAFCNQARFVCIQTKWGKQDLIEQYGLRPDKIKIIRWGTAFEAYHPPSEAEMDQNRRELALPQNYLVYPAVAWPHKNHEVILRGLCLMQEQTGKAIDIVFTGKPMAFDEELKRLARSLNVEQYVHFLGFVSDHQIQTILRGATAMLFPTRFEGLGLPVLEAFRVGLPVICSSATVLPEVTGGAALLFDPDSPAELMEAVQRLISSSSLRAEMIASGYSVLERYSADAAAQQFMVMYRNTAQG; encoded by the coding sequence GTGGCCGCCAAGAAACTAAAAGTAGCAATTGATTTCAGAGTAGACGATCCACGGCAGGGCGTTGGAACGGCTGTACTAGCTCTGGCTCATGGGCTAAGTCGGCTCCAACAGGACGAACAGGAATATCTCTTTATCGTTCCAGAGCACATCGTCGACTGGCTGAAGCCTCATGTGAGCGGAGCTTCTTCGATCGTCGGCATTCCTGCTCCCTCGCCCAGCCTGCGTAGCGCTGTACGAGCATGGTTGGCAAACATCCCCTTACTCCGAAAACTCTGGCTGACCAGTCGTCAGGGTAACGCACTCGTTGCAAAGTCTGACGGACTTATCGAGCGTCTCGGGTGCGATGTCGTCCACTTTCCAAGCCAAATCGCTTATCTAACCAAGATACCCAGCATTTACCAGCCCTGGGATCTCCAGCACCGGCATCTACCGGGGTTTTTCAAAAAGGAAGACCTGATCCTACGCGAGTCTTCCTACCCCGCCTTTTGCAATCAGGCACGTTTCGTCTGCATCCAGACAAAGTGGGGCAAACAGGATTTGATTGAACAGTATGGTCTACGTCCAGACAAGATCAAGATCATCCGCTGGGGTACAGCCTTTGAGGCTTACCATCCCCCTTCCGAGGCAGAGATGGATCAGAACCGGCGCGAACTGGCTCTCCCTCAGAATTACCTGGTCTACCCTGCGGTTGCCTGGCCCCATAAGAACCACGAAGTGATCCTCCGTGGCTTATGCCTGATGCAGGAACAGACGGGGAAGGCCATCGATATAGTGTTTACTGGAAAGCCGATGGCCTTTGATGAGGAGTTAAAAAGACTGGCCAGAAGTTTGAACGTAGAACAGTATGTTCACTTCTTGGGCTTTGTCTCGGATCATCAGATCCAGACAATTCTTCGCGGAGCCACTGCCATGCTTTTTCCGACCAGGTTCGAAGGACTCGGGCTACCCGTGCTCGAAGCGTTCCGCGTTGGCCTGCCGGTCATCTGTTCCTCCGCCACAGTGCTGCCAGAGGTTACCGGAGGAGCTGCACTTTTGTTCGATCCGGACTCTCCAGCGGAGCTGATGGAGGCTGTACAGCGTCTCATCAGTTCCTCCTCACTGCGGGCGGAGATGATTGCTTCCGGCTATAGTGTTCTTGAGCGGTATTCGGCGGATGCGGCCGCTCAGCAGTTTATGGTGATGTACAGAAATACGGCCCAAGGATAG
- a CDS encoding outer membrane beta-barrel protein produces MNVSRTKPLLTLLLASTLLPICATAQQPTAPSVTEIEAIRQQIQQLSEQLRAIEARQAAASAAPTAVAPTTVAPTAASTSTSVETHGSVPPPAAVAATAVTATSAAAIPVASNDPFTFADFTWLTGSPRTIKPAFDSAFFTPEVRADINYTYDFRHPQDDTISGSSEVFRANEVQVTQFGVGGDFHYDNVRARLMTQFGLYSQTTPRNDASPARGQWNLADAYRYLSEAYGGYHFNKMHGINVDAGIFMSYIGLFSYYQFDNWSYQPSYVSSNTPWFFNGVRVQFFPTKKLKIEPWFVNGWQSYGRFNSRPGIGGQILYRPNGSWSFVANQYAVGRDTLGQGKRTRYHTDDSIQYKYLDRPYSFVSKAAMSLTGDLGCESGSGVSCFGNGKNGPKQSFVGFMAYNRLWFDHDRYALTLGGGKINNPGRYLVLLPPINGATAASGTPYFTQNPGDPFKAWDASVTADWMPSQYITWRLEFNHRAANVPYFSGPGGVTPPGGNTGTPGSVVSGWSPDLRNSENRATAAILVKF; encoded by the coding sequence ATGAACGTCTCACGCACCAAACCGCTTCTTACTCTTCTTCTCGCCTCCACGCTTCTTCCAATCTGTGCAACGGCGCAGCAGCCCACGGCTCCCAGCGTTACTGAAATCGAAGCCATCCGTCAGCAGATTCAGCAGCTCTCGGAACAGCTCCGCGCCATTGAAGCGCGCCAGGCAGCAGCCTCCGCCGCGCCGACGGCGGTAGCGCCGACAACCGTAGCTCCAACGGCAGCCTCCACCAGCACATCCGTAGAAACACACGGGAGCGTGCCTCCTCCCGCAGCCGTAGCCGCCACCGCAGTCACTGCAACCTCAGCAGCGGCAATCCCTGTGGCCTCCAACGATCCCTTCACCTTTGCGGACTTCACCTGGCTCACCGGAAGCCCACGCACCATCAAGCCCGCCTTCGACTCCGCCTTCTTCACACCGGAGGTCCGCGCGGACATCAACTACACCTACGACTTCCGTCATCCGCAGGACGACACCATCAGCGGATCCAGCGAGGTCTTTCGCGCGAATGAAGTGCAGGTCACGCAGTTCGGCGTGGGCGGCGACTTCCACTACGACAACGTGCGCGCACGCCTGATGACCCAGTTCGGTCTCTACTCGCAGACCACGCCGCGCAACGATGCCAGCCCCGCACGCGGCCAGTGGAACCTTGCGGACGCCTACCGCTATCTCTCCGAAGCCTACGGCGGATATCACTTCAACAAGATGCACGGCATCAATGTGGACGCCGGTATCTTCATGTCCTACATCGGCCTCTTCTCGTACTACCAGTTCGATAACTGGTCGTATCAGCCTTCGTATGTTTCCTCGAACACACCCTGGTTCTTCAACGGCGTGCGCGTGCAGTTCTTCCCCACGAAGAAGCTGAAGATCGAGCCCTGGTTCGTGAACGGCTGGCAGTCGTATGGCCGCTTCAACAGCCGCCCCGGCATCGGTGGACAGATCCTCTATCGCCCCAACGGAAGCTGGTCGTTTGTGGCCAACCAGTACGCCGTAGGCCGCGACACGCTGGGACAGGGAAAGCGCACGCGCTACCACACAGACGACAGCATTCAGTACAAGTACCTCGACCGTCCGTACTCTTTCGTCAGCAAAGCCGCGATGAGTCTCACAGGCGACCTTGGCTGCGAAAGCGGCAGCGGCGTCAGCTGCTTCGGCAACGGCAAGAACGGACCCAAGCAGAGCTTCGTCGGCTTCATGGCCTATAACCGCCTCTGGTTCGACCATGACCGCTACGCCCTCACGCTGGGCGGCGGAAAGATCAACAACCCCGGCCGCTACCTCGTGCTTCTGCCGCCAATCAACGGGGCCACCGCTGCTTCGGGTACGCCTTACTTCACGCAGAACCCCGGCGATCCCTTCAAGGCATGGGATGCCTCTGTGACGGCGGACTGGATGCCAAGCCAGTACATCACCTGGCGTCTTGAGTTCAACCACCGCGCCGCCAATGTGCCCTACTTCAGTGGCCCCGGTGGCGTAACGCCTCCCGGAGGCAACACCGGTACACCAGGCTCCGTCGTCTCTGGATGGTCGCCCGATCTGCGCAACAGCGAGAACCGTGCCACCGCCGCGATTCTCGTGAAGTTCTAA
- a CDS encoding response regulator transcription factor → MAKRILVVDDERQITRMLRTSLQSSGYDVSIASDGLEGFERFKADQPDLIVTDLAMPEMNGLELTQAVRRMATTPIIVLSVRDTDTMKITALDEGADDYLTKPFSMPELLARIRVQLRRIEAAEPGEVHIEVGDFVIDVDAHTVVVAGESLHLTPKEFDLLLLFSRNPLRVLTHKVLLRGVWGPAGEDQPEYLRVLIAQLRKKIERTDAARYIVSEPWVGYRFQPSGTDELTTS, encoded by the coding sequence ATGGCAAAACGAATTTTGGTGGTGGATGACGAGCGGCAGATCACGCGCATGCTCCGCACCTCGCTGCAAAGCAGTGGCTATGACGTCTCGATTGCCTCGGATGGTCTGGAAGGGTTCGAGCGTTTCAAGGCGGATCAGCCCGACCTCATCGTCACGGATCTCGCCATGCCGGAGATGAATGGCCTTGAACTCACACAGGCCGTCCGTCGTATGGCGACGACGCCCATCATCGTCCTAAGCGTGCGCGATACCGACACCATGAAGATCACAGCGCTCGACGAAGGCGCGGACGACTATCTCACCAAGCCCTTCAGCATGCCGGAGCTGCTCGCTCGGATCCGCGTCCAGCTGCGGCGAATCGAGGCCGCCGAGCCCGGAGAAGTTCACATCGAGGTCGGCGACTTTGTCATCGATGTGGACGCGCATACCGTCGTCGTCGCCGGAGAATCCCTGCATCTCACACCGAAGGAGTTCGACCTTCTGCTCCTCTTTTCCCGCAATCCGTTGCGCGTGCTCACGCATAAGGTCCTTCTGCGCGGCGTCTGGGGACCCGCCGGAGAAGACCAACCCGAATATCTGCGCGTGCTGATTGCGCAACTGCGCAAGAAGATCGAGCGCACGGACGCAGCCCGTTACATCGTAAGTGAGCCCTGGGTGGGTTATCGCTTTCAACCATCGGGCACAGACGAACTTACAACTTCTTAA
- a CDS encoding O-antigen polymerase, whose amino-acid sequence MQHAEKLWRVRNPRDIPFYCSPLHMFFVEWALMLATLLLRISYASFPYPSAGFVLFALATVSFLAGFWTLFFAYKARGYSPKGNHVYRVNVVRLRRFHFAALTLILFVMLMNLKLYGLPPIFGFIGVDTLDYQEYGSLRQPLFTAILVLFVSAPLETSAWRRWALYLFSPACFMIYSSRGYLLVMLFQALAVFSLRTQLNKKKIYAIAAVTFAVALLASNFIGNARNSLGVDALLGYLQIKPAYYDWPAAYLWLISYISSPISNMCWIVHVYPYQHPSWSFLYSALPGFWAPQPIEQAGMLGSEKIIDGVHTYMSKYFIDFWYFGIVGINYVWGLISAFLNAGDRITRNFLASSVILGCMAFMFFSDFLTILIIMLEFGLLVLMQRYVTLPVTDNQGSQG is encoded by the coding sequence GTGCAGCATGCGGAAAAATTATGGCGTGTTCGCAACCCGAGGGATATCCCTTTCTATTGCAGTCCTCTTCATATGTTCTTCGTCGAATGGGCACTCATGCTCGCGACTTTACTGCTTAGAATTTCCTACGCCTCTTTTCCTTACCCTTCTGCTGGCTTCGTTCTTTTTGCTTTAGCCACGGTCTCATTCCTGGCAGGTTTCTGGACGCTTTTCTTCGCATATAAGGCGAGGGGTTATAGTCCAAAGGGTAATCACGTATATCGCGTCAATGTGGTGCGATTGCGGCGATTCCATTTTGCAGCTCTAACTTTGATTTTATTTGTCATGTTGATGAACCTGAAGCTGTATGGATTGCCACCCATCTTCGGATTTATAGGCGTTGATACACTGGACTATCAGGAATACGGTTCACTGCGTCAACCCTTATTTACCGCAATCTTGGTTCTTTTCGTTTCGGCACCGCTAGAGACTTCTGCCTGGAGGCGTTGGGCTTTATACCTCTTCAGCCCGGCATGCTTTATGATTTACTCTTCACGAGGTTACTTGCTTGTCATGTTGTTTCAGGCTCTTGCAGTTTTTTCACTCCGTACGCAACTGAACAAGAAGAAAATCTATGCCATTGCCGCAGTCACATTTGCCGTTGCGCTTCTAGCTTCAAACTTCATTGGCAATGCTCGCAATAGTCTAGGAGTGGATGCTCTCTTAGGATATTTGCAGATCAAGCCGGCCTATTATGATTGGCCAGCCGCTTACTTGTGGCTGATCTCCTATATATCATCACCGATTTCCAACATGTGCTGGATCGTACATGTGTATCCTTACCAGCATCCTTCATGGAGTTTTCTTTATTCTGCCTTACCAGGCTTTTGGGCTCCGCAGCCAATTGAGCAAGCGGGCATGCTTGGTAGCGAAAAAATCATAGACGGAGTACATACTTATATGTCGAAATACTTCATTGACTTCTGGTATTTCGGCATAGTGGGAATCAATTACGTATGGGGTCTAATCTCTGCGTTTCTTAATGCAGGTGACAGGATTACCAGAAATTTCTTAGCCTCAAGCGTAATCCTCGGATGCATGGCTTTTATGTTCTTTTCGGACTTCCTTACGATCCTTATTATTATGCTGGAATTCGGTCTGCTGGTCTTGATGCAGCGTTATGTAACGTTACCGGTCACAGATAATCAGGGTTCGCAAGGTTAG